A stretch of the Papaver somniferum cultivar HN1 chromosome 6, ASM357369v1, whole genome shotgun sequence genome encodes the following:
- the LOC113291379 gene encoding EP1-like glycoprotein 4, whose amino-acid sequence MNNSCLPSKTLLLLLFFINATFLSVEALVPSSKTFKYALSSLSGSQNDASNLLIPQIANHPFMLGFYPKSPNAYIFGLSMGYRLQEDAFPSALKRWVWAANLNRPVSKNATLTFGADGNLVLAEAGGRIVWQTRTANKGVVDLKLLSNGNLVLLNRNGGFIWQSFDYPTDTLLNGQSLRGDGSNKLVSGSYSMVVDVIVRRQYLTLFFNSKQKNSTERQMLSYHIIDSFGASFDNVTFYVTPVDYTVGGRDYGNQIGLSFLGDPGDRISWTQLKYNSTLSILQLTRDGNVRVYTYNEKGLYGSEWEETRLPSLNECSLPEKCGVFGLCSKRQCIACPTSKGLMGWSEKCKPEKLPPCTNTTSSSAGLVDYYKIKGMSSSLRRDRRDATDFVEMKIGDCRNKCSGDCKCVGFFYRTTEGRCLLANFELYTLTTDPEWDQVQEDYFPIDGYIKFAK is encoded by the coding sequence ATGAACAATTCATGTCTTCCATCAAAAACACTATTACTCTTGTTATTCTTTATCAACGCTACTTTCTTAAGTGTTGAAGCCTTGGTTCCTAGTTCTAAAACATTCAAATATGCACTTAGTTCACTATCTGGATCTCAAAATGATGCATCTAATCTACTCATTCCTCAGATTGCAAACCATCCATTTATGCTAGGCTTTTACCCCAAATCTCCTAATGCTTATATCTTTGGTTTGTCAATGGGTTACCGTCTTCAAGAAGATGCTTTCCCATCGGCTTTAAAGCGCTGGGTATGGGCAGCTAACCTGAACAGACCCGTCAGCAAGAACGCAACTCTAACTTTTGGTGCTGATGGTAACCTTGTCTTAGCTGAAGCGGGTGGTCGAATTGTTTGGCAAACTCGTACCGCCAACAAaggtgtagttgatctcaaattACTCTCAAATGGTAACTTAGTTCTTCTCAACAGAAACGGTGGGTTCATTTGGCAAAGTTTTGATTACCCAACCGATACACTCTTGAATGGTCAGTCCCTGCGTGGTGATGGTTCAAATAAGCTAGTGAGCGGATCTTATAGTATGGTTGTAGATGTCATAGTAAGGAGACAATATCTCACTCTATTCTTCAACAGCAAGCAGAAGAATTCCACTGAAAGGCAAATGCTGTCTTACCATATTATAGACTCATTTGGCGCTAGTTTCGACAATGTAACTTTTTATGTTACTCCGGTGGATTATACTGTTGGTGGCCGTGACTATGGTAATCAAATAGGGCTATCATTTTTAGGCGACCCAGGTGACAGAATATCTTGGACACAACTAAAATACAACAGCACACTTTCAATACTTCAGTTAACAAGGGATGGTAACGTTCGTGTTTATACCTACAATGAGAAAGGATTGTATGGTAGCGAGTGGGAGGAAACACGTCTCCCTTCTTTGAACGAATGTAGTTTGCCAGAAAAATGTGGGGTGTTTGGGCTTTGCTCGAAAAGGCAGTGCATTGCTTGTCCTACATCTAAAGGTCTCATGGGGTGGAGTGAAAAATGTAAACCTGAAAAACTACCTCCTTGCACAAATACGACGTCGTCAAGTGCTGGATTGGTTGACTACTACAAGATCAAGGGTATGTCAAGCTCGTTACGAAGGGATCGCAGAGATGCTACGGATTTTGTAGAAATGAAAATTGGTGACTGCAGGAATAAATGCAGTGGGGATTGCAAATGTGTTGGTTTCTTCTACAGAACTACTGAGGGTAGATGTTTGCTTGCTAATTTCGAACTCTACACCCTGACCACAGACCCGGAGTGGGATCAAGTCCAAGAAGATTATTTTCCAATTGATGGTTATATAAAGTTTGCAAAATAG